From Shewanella acanthi:
TAAATCCTACCCGTAACATTCTCAAATTTCTTTAGGCTTCTACTCAGTGAAAATCCCCAAATCATCCACTAAAAAAATGGCTGAGTACTGCAATCAGTACCCAGCCCACACCAGTTTCTGGGGAGAGAAAATCAAAGACAAGCGTATGACTACCCGACTAGCAATACCTTGCCAAACATGAGTAAGGAGACCTCATCCTTCCCATGCGGACCTTTCGACGAAGCGAAGCAATTGACTTACGAAGCCTTGATTAAGTGTTCCAATAATCAATGACAACGCTGTCATTGATTAAGTTACACAAGTATCAACCTAATTTCTACATTTTTCTGACATTTAAAATAAGGAATTTGTTCTGTTATATCTTTTTTCATTTATTTCAGATTGTTATAGAGATTAGAGTCGCAATTCAATCTATCTATACAAGAAGGGAAGCGTGAACTGAGGGCGAATTCTGTTAATGGGTAAGATTAAAATCCCTAAAAGCGAACGTTGAGAGAGTTAAAAGCCAGAACAATAGGAAACTCCCCATGTTCTGGCTTAGAGAACTAAATATGATATAGCAATCGTATGCTGAACCACTTATTAGTCGATAACAACATCCATCATACTTAGCGAGCAAAGATGTGCATAGATTGGGCCGTAGAATCCGCGTTTCGCGAAATCCAGCATAGTTGCTTCATCGAGTTGAGCTAATTTCTGCTCATCAACAGTGTAAATACCGTCGATATTGGTCTTAGCACCATTAAGCGCAGTGACCGTTAGGGTGCGAGGTTGCAGTAATTCTTTCTCTACTAACGTTTTGATGAAAAAATGGCTCACATCACGGTATTTTGCCTGCGCGCTAGCAAGTTCTAAACGCTTGTTCAGGTAATCGGTTTTATCGCCATCTTCGTTGAATAAACGATTTGGACCATCCTCATTAACCGCTGCATTATTGATATCAATCCCAAGGATAATACGGTCTTCCGACACATTACTCATACCGAAAGGATAAAGCTGCACTTGCATCGGCAGATAACGAGACTGCCATTTTCCTTCTTTTAATAACTTATTAGTGTTCGGTTTTAAGGCGGTTAAGGCTACGGCAATAAACTCACCGGTTTGGGCATTTTTGGTAAAAATGATCGGAAAGCTGGTCGCGGCAGTGACAAATTCTTGCACGAATAAAGGCAACATGTGCACAGTTTCAAAGTAGCTATAATCAACCTTGTCATTGACCGTTAGGTTTTTATGCGCCGCATCATTCAACGGTACAAATTGTGTTTTCATTCTATTTTTCCTTTTAACACAGACTATTTACTTGCTTAAATCGGTTGTAATCCATGGACATGGATTTTATCAATAAGTTCTCTGTGGCCCGGTAAGCCATTCAATAATTGCTGCTTAGTTTGCATCATTCGACGCAGATATTCCGTGGCCGCATTGGCTGTCGCTACCCTACCATGTGCAGGCATGGTTGGATACCTCATGCCATAGAGAACGTACAAATAGTTATCCATGTTAAACACCTCGAACTTGGATGCAAAATCCTCTTGGATTGGGGGAAACTGTTGCCAAAGTTTAAGGCGTGTTTTTAATCCCTCGGGGATAGTTTCATCGAGACGGTTATCACACCAAAATGCCGAATCTGCCCTATCGGATAGGCAATAATGCAACTTAGCAAATTCAACCACTCGCTCCCAAGCATGACTTACCGTTGCGTTAAATCGCTGGGCTAAGTAATCACAATCTTCGTGATTCACAGGGAAACGGCTCGCAAGGAACTGCGCAGAAAAGTCTGTCAATAGAATCGACGTTGCTTCAATCGGTTCTAAAAAACCTTGAGCAAGCCCTAAAGCGACGCAGTTTTTCTCCCAAAATCGCTGACGATAACCTACCTTCATGGGGATTTTACGATGGGGAATGTCGGCTAACTTCCCGCCAAGGTAACTATCGAATTTATCTTCAGCCGTCCCCTGCTCCATATGGGCAGAAGAATATACAAAACCAGTCCCGCGTCGTTCGGTTAATGCGATATCCCAAATCCATCCCGCTTGATGTGCTGTTGCCAAGGTATAGGGCGGGATCTCCTCGGCTTTATCCGTAGGGATTTGTGCCACCAGCGCGGTGTCGATAAATAGCTGTTTCGATTTATCGATAAAGGGCACCTTCAAGGATTTGGCCAACAGAATAGAATCAAAACCACTGCAATCGACATAAAAATCGAAGGCTAAGTTGCCCTGCTCAGTTTGCAGCGATTGGATTGAACCATCTGCAGCAAAATTAACCCCATGGACAGTGGCAAAACGATGCTCGACGTTAAATTTCTCGATGGCATTCTTAGCAAGTAACTTGGCAAACTTAGCGGCATTAAGATGATAGGCATAACCTAACACCCCAGTATATTCAGGCGTGGTGATAAGTTTTGGCGCCTTTTTCGCCTCACAAACACTGTGCTGCACCGAACCAAAATCAGCAAAGTGCCCTTCCCCAGCCTTGAGCCACCACTCGTTTAAATCGCCTACAGCAGATTGCGGCATATCGAAGAGATGATGATAAAAATTCCCTGCACCATGGCGAGTTTTATCTAGCCAATTTACAAACTTGATGGATTGCTTAAAGGTCACATCACAGCATCGAATAAACTCGGTTTCGCTTATGCCAAAACTTTGCAGAGAGCGGCGTATTGAAGGTACCGTGCCTTCCCCTACCCCGATGATTGGAATGTTGGGTGATTCAATTAATGTAATGCAGATGTCGGGATTGGACTTTAACGCGCGGCCTAAGTGGTTAGCAGCCAACCAGCCAGAGGTTCCACCACCTATAATGGCTATTGTTTTAATTGTCATAGTTTTTCCATAAGCACTGCCAATTATCAATCAATGATGTAAACAACTAACGTAATCCATCAGATAACAAAAAGCCTAGCGAATGCTAGGCTTTTTCATTGCATATCAGCTTAGAAGCGTAACGCTACGCCCAGCTTGTAACGGGCTTCACCATCAAAGCTCCATACAGGGTAGTTATCTTTAAACTCACTGATAACCCCTTCAGCATCGAGTGCTGCCACACCTTTTTGCACACTATCTTCTTCAAGTAAGTTAACTACTTCAAAGGTAACGGATAGGTAATCGGTTACATCATAGTTAGCACTTAAATCAACTGTGCCATAGGCTTGATGCTCACGGTTACCATAGAAACCGGGTAATTCGCGCATCATATACTCCGAACGCCAGTTATAAGCGACACGGGCAGAGAAATCATCCATCTCGTAGTAACCCACTAAGTTAACAGTGTGTTTAGACGAGTCAGAGAATACGCCAACACGGTCAGGATAGTTTTCAGCAGGCGAGGTTGCATCGGCAAAGGTGTAGTTAGCTGAATAGCCGAAACCATTGTCGAATGAGTCCTGCAGCTGCAACTCAATACCGTCGATTGAACCGCCAGTCGCATTGTAGTAATTGGTCAATGACCAACAATCGTACTCTCCATCCCCACAAGCGCTTCCACCGTCTTCGATTAAATTTGGATCTTCAATGCCGATTTGTTGGTTTAGTTTTTCGCGGGTTGAGATAAAAGAGCTAACGTCCTTAATAAAGTAAGTCGCCGCAAATAAACCTTCACCGCTAAAATACCACTCTAAGCTGAGATCCGCCTGTGATGCCTTAAACGGTTTAAGACCAACGTTACCTCTAACCATTTTCTCATTACGCGGAGTACCGTCATTGAATCCAGGTAATCGTGAAGTTGCAAAAAGATCGGCGTAGTTAGGACGAGAAATCACTTGCGCCGCAGACGCCCTTAAAATTAACTCACTGCTTAAGTCAAAGGCGATGTTTACACTTGGTAAAACATCATCGTAACTCGCTTTATCCGTGCTTAATGCATTCGCATAACTACCATCGCTTCCTAAATCGTAATAATCCGATTCGATATCGGTAGAGATATAGCGTAAGCCGAAGTTACCGCGAACACCTTCACCTGCAAAAGTGGCCATACCGTACAGGGCGAAGTTTTTCTCCTGCAGCGTGCCATAACCCGATTTATCTAGGGTAAAACCATCAATAACCGCGTAGGAATCTTTGATCATGTTGTCGAAGATTGGCTCAGGCAGAGTAAAGCCCGCACCTGAAGACATAGTACCGGAGTAATAAGCTGAGGCATCTTTAGCGACGATATTTGAAGAGTTTGCCGCTTCAGTCGTTTGGGTTACTTCATGGTCTGCATAGCTTAAACCCGTTTTGAACGAGGTAATCACCCCAAGTTCTACCGGCACTGTGATATCGAAAGTCGCAAACGCCTCTTCATCGGTGTTAGGTTGCTTTTTCAGCGCCCAACCCGCAGTTTCTAACTGACCATTGAAATCGTCCGCATCGAATGATTTGTTGGCGATATCAATATCAATTACATCACCCGTTGCATCGTAGGTACCGGCAAAA
This genomic window contains:
- a CDS encoding SapC family protein, coding for MKTQFVPLNDAAHKNLTVNDKVDYSYFETVHMLPLFVQEFVTAATSFPIIFTKNAQTGEFIAVALTALKPNTNKLLKEGKWQSRYLPMQVQLYPFGMSNVSEDRIILGIDINNAAVNEDGPNRLFNEDGDKTDYLNKRLELASAQAKYRDVSHFFIKTLVEKELLQPRTLTVTALNGAKTNIDGIYTVDEQKLAQLDEATMLDFAKRGFYGPIYAHLCSLSMMDVVID
- a CDS encoding tryptophan halogenase family protein gives rise to the protein MTIKTIAIIGGGTSGWLAANHLGRALKSNPDICITLIESPNIPIIGVGEGTVPSIRRSLQSFGISETEFIRCCDVTFKQSIKFVNWLDKTRHGAGNFYHHLFDMPQSAVGDLNEWWLKAGEGHFADFGSVQHSVCEAKKAPKLITTPEYTGVLGYAYHLNAAKFAKLLAKNAIEKFNVEHRFATVHGVNFAADGSIQSLQTEQGNLAFDFYVDCSGFDSILLAKSLKVPFIDKSKQLFIDTALVAQIPTDKAEEIPPYTLATAHQAGWIWDIALTERRGTGFVYSSAHMEQGTAEDKFDSYLGGKLADIPHRKIPMKVGYRQRFWEKNCVALGLAQGFLEPIEATSILLTDFSAQFLASRFPVNHEDCDYLAQRFNATVSHAWERVVEFAKLHYCLSDRADSAFWCDNRLDETIPEGLKTRLKLWQQFPPIQEDFASKFEVFNMDNYLYVLYGMRYPTMPAHGRVATANAATEYLRRMMQTKQQLLNGLPGHRELIDKIHVHGLQPI
- a CDS encoding TonB-dependent receptor gives rise to the protein MRPSTFKKSVLATNIALLLGSAVSISAVAAEEAAANAAPENIEKIEVRGMRASMKASVNDKRFSDAVVDAVTAEDIGKFPDGDVGESLGRIPGVAVNRQFGQGQQVSIRGASSQLTSTLLNGHSVASTGWFDQQAIDRSFNYSLLPPEMVGGIQVYKSSQADIAEGGIGGTVIVKTRKPLDLEANSVFLSAKGDYGTVSEEIDPQTSGLYSWKTDDEKFGFLVAGSLDQTEYQRNGIETLLGWGEIVPTTFQQDRERTAINAALQYRPTDNLEFGLNLMSLQLDANNANTSIFLFPTQQGENTCLKQNAAGVCTLIEHTDQGGFAWAQTWARKASMSSDTVDFDFAYQAESYKLEGRIGKTKAEGGTDLTANYGQSIGVPADFAGTYDATGDVIDIDIANKSFDADDFNGQLETAGWALKKQPNTDEEAFATFDITVPVELGVITSFKTGLSYADHEVTQTTEAANSSNIVAKDASAYYSGTMSSGAGFTLPEPIFDNMIKDSYAVIDGFTLDKSGYGTLQEKNFALYGMATFAGEGVRGNFGLRYISTDIESDYYDLGSDGSYANALSTDKASYDDVLPSVNIAFDLSSELILRASAAQVISRPNYADLFATSRLPGFNDGTPRNEKMVRGNVGLKPFKASQADLSLEWYFSGEGLFAATYFIKDVSSFISTREKLNQQIGIEDPNLIEDGGSACGDGEYDCWSLTNYYNATGGSIDGIELQLQDSFDNGFGYSANYTFADATSPAENYPDRVGVFSDSSKHTVNLVGYYEMDDFSARVAYNWRSEYMMRELPGFYGNREHQAYGTVDLSANYDVTDYLSVTFEVVNLLEEDSVQKGVAALDAEGVISEFKDNYPVWSFDGEARYKLGVALRF